caaggaagaaaaagaacctgctacagccataaatctcatagagaagcctaagaagaaaaagccccagaataagctcaagcctaccaaagccataactaagagttcaacagctgcagtggccaaggaaaacaggccatttaggttcaagtgctacttttgcaaaagagtaggacacatgaaaaaggactgcactggctataaaaattggttagccaaaaagggtaagattttttctaatacagttttttctttagaaattaatcttataaatattgaaccacagtcttggtggatagattcaggctcacctattcatattactaattctttgcagggattcataaggagcagaatcccaaaaagtgatgaagtgaacctgtgtgtaggcaatggcatgagagtggcagtcaaggctattggaaccttaaagctcgatctaggattaggaaaattgttagttttggataatgttttttatgtaccttccatgagaaggaatttggtttcagtttctcttttagtaaaatctggttgtagacttgttattgatagtaatggaattcttatttctaaaaattctgttcaaattggttctggtgttatctcgaatgattatttacagttaagttgttcaatggctcaacaagaaattttacttgttgaagataacacaaacagtactagcactttaacaggtgttaaaagaaccaaactaaatgaaaagtctgcatttttatggcatagaagactcggccatgtttcaaaagagagactgaaaattttggtgaaaaacaacatcctaaatgaacttgatttttctgatctaacagactgtgttgaatgctttaagggaaaaataactaatactagaaagaagactgcatatagaagccaaaatttattagaactcatacacactgatatatgtggaccatttaggcatcaaactatctgtgggaatgtgtattttatcacattcattgatgacttttctagatacagttatatttatctactttcagaaaaggcacaagcattgaaagcctttcaaatctttaagtctgaggtagaaaatcaactagaaaagaaaatcaaaacagtaaggtcagatagagggggagagttctatggaaagtacactgaatccggccaacaaaagggtccatttgccttgtttttgcaagacaatggaattaaagctcaatacacaacaccctataatccacaacagaatggtgttgcagagagaaagaataggactcttttgaacatggttagatgcatgatgtgtacaactggcttgcctaaatttctgtggggtgaggctttaaaaactgcaaattatatttgcaacagaacacctagcaaagccatagaaaatactgcttttgagctttggtgtggcaggaaacctagtcttcatcactgtcatgtttggggatgtcatgcagaagctaggatttataatccaagcttgaataaacttgaccccaaaactgttagttgctattttataggttatccagataaatctaaaggctataaattatattctgctcatcattcacctagaatttttgaaacacatcaagtaaagtttttaagtgaaaaagttcacaatacaaaccttgaggatttaacctcagattttgaggaaattgtgtcggatgagaatttaagtgtagcattgcctttagaacaagatgtaactgatcatgtcactggtcacgtaactgaccgagtcactgaccatgtaactgtacctgatcaagtcactgcccaagtcactgcccatgtctctgaccatgtcactgaccgagtctctgaccatgtcactgaccgagtcactgaccatgtaactacccaagtaactgtacctggtcaagtcactgcccatgtcactgaccatgtaactgcccatgtcactgaccaagtaactgaccacgtaactggtcaagtaactgaacctcaaaatcatccagtagctcaacctagaagatcacagagagcaagaaaaccaacttatggggggaagagagtgactacattgtttatctacaagaagcagaaattgaaatggattgtgcagaggacaatgatccaactacatttaatctggccattgaaagtagtgaatctcatcaatggcagctagcaatggaagcagaaattgattccatgagtcaaaatgcagtttgggaattagttgaacctgaccccaaccagaagcctataggttgtaaatgggttttcaaaaccaaaagagatgcaaatggcaatgtagagagacataaagcaagattagttgccaagggttttacacagaaggagggcattgactttactgagactttttctccagtttctacaaaagactcgtttaggataatcatggctttagtggctcattttgatatggagctgcaccagatggatgttaaaacagctttcttgaatggtgaactagatgaagtgatttatatgaggcagccagaagggtttgtacaagctggaagtgaaaacttagtgtgtaaattaagaaaatcaatttatggccttaaacaagcttctagacagtggtacaagaaatttgattctgtgatttctacttttggatttacagaaaatcttgttgatgaatgtgtttatttgaagacagttgggaacaattttatttttctggtactctatgtggatgatatacttttggctagcagtaacattaaattgcttaaagataccaagagttttctgtcaagtaattttgacatgaaagacttaggagaagcatcctatgtactaggtattgagattaaaagagatagggcacagagactacttggtttgtctcaacacaattatattaccaaagttttaaagaggtttggtatggagaagtgtgcagctggagaagttcccatgtccaaaggagataagttaaccaagaagcaaagtcccaatagtgatgttgaaaaggaaaatatggagtcaaagccttatgccagacttgtaggaagtctcatgtatgcacaagtctgcactaggccagacttgtcttttgcagtagggattttgtcaagattccaatctaatccaggccatgaacattgggtagctgggaagaaagtattgagatacctgcagagaactaaaagccatatgctagtttataggcaagtggaggatctgaaactcattggattctcagactcggattttgcagggaattatccagactccaagaagtcgacttgtggatatgtgttcatgcttgcaggaggtgctattgcttggaaaaccatgaaacaaacacttgtttcaacttctactatgcaagctgaatttattgcagtatatgaaactgtgtgtgaaggactttggattaggaattttctcatgcagaccaaagtattgagtcacattgtggctggaacacttgtgatttattgtgacaatgaggctgcagttttctttagcaagaacagtaaaaggtcaaataattctaaacacattgatctaaagtattacagtgttagagaaagagtaaagcatggtgaaatagctgttttgagtattgacacaaattcacagctagcagatcccttcaccaaggccttgtcagtagcagcattccagaagcatacaacaagcattggagttttagctaatctagatgcttaggttcagtagagagttagtccaattggagcaatttaaaattttaaggttcttgagttcttgtattttagttgtgatcttttattgtttgtttatcacaacttatttgtaatgacagttttgattatcaataaaattttgaggtatttccagttatgattttgctgcagctttattgttttgttttggaaattatcatcttgttttgaatatcatacttgctatcagatggcttaaatcatgtatagcatgatgttgaggttcaagcaataattttaagccatcagtgttcagaaaaattgcttgagtttctggttttagaaacataaagtaggacctaatatatgtttacttgttgatacacattaacatatattgtatcacttctggtttgacatatgtggattgcaggagcttatgtttgtggttttgaaactctgcatttttgttaaaatgtatactgtttcttgctctgcataagtaactgtgatctgaccatgttggaatggattttcgatttgagtttgttatctggcgcgcacttcagtaagttaagtaggttttgatgttctctggtgcaaatcatcgagcatgatatgtgtgagtccaagggggagattgtaagatcaaatatggacttaacacatatcatcataaagtaattgatgattagctaaatgtcaaacctagtttaacatggatacaaactataaatcaatacttgtaacttaatgaagcagtgtatctattcattaaggtaagtaatcctattcttagtctgcaagaaagactacaatgaagtgttacattaggaatctaactaggaaacctaaaccgatatggatagctttaatgggaagcttcttgaggtttaagtcacctatatatacagatgaattggtccctgattactaccgacgttttgcatattgttctgtccattgagaagcaagttggtaagtaacagaaggctatattcagtgttcgtgtttgcagcataagatggaatccatgccagtgattgctgaaggtaagccttaatcccttttatgattgtgtgcatatgttgtgagcatgtatatggttattttacaagAGCCAGCTGAACTTGCTTAAATTAAAGATTGAGGAAAAGAATAGAGAGGTTTGTGATAGAGAGAAGCGGATTGAGGAGCTTGAGAAGATGGTTAGGGTGAATGATGATGTGAAGTTGAGAGTGGAGGAATTGAAGGGTTTAGAGGAGACGATTGCGAAATGTGATGAGGAGGTGAGGTTGAAGAAGGGGAGGATTAGTTTGATTCAGAAATCGATGATGCAATGCTCGTATgcgttggaagcgagggagGAGAAGATCAGGGAGAGTAATGTGGCCTTTGGTTTGGTGAAGAAGGCTATGGAGGAGTGGTGCTGTAAAGTTGAGATGAAGGAGAGGGAGCTAGAGGGGTGTGTGGCGAAACTGGAATTGAAAGAGGAAGAAGTGGAGAAGAAAATTGAGGAACTTGAGTTGATTGAGAAGAGGGTCAAGGATTGCCTGGATGATGTGGAGTTGAGAGTAGAGCATTTTGATTCGGTTGAAAAATCGATACAGGAAGAGAGACAGCAGTTGGATGCACTGCAAGAGGCGGTGCGTGAGGGCGAAAGGAATTTGGATTCAGTTCGAAAGGCAGCAGAGGAGCGTGAGAAGGTTTTGGACTCGGTAGGCCAGGGACTTGAAATGAAAGATAGGGAACTCGAAGAGCAGGCCAATGAGCTTGAGTTTAATGAGAGACTAGTTGAATTGAGAGTTGAGGAAGTTAATTCAAAGGATAAGAGGGTCAATGAACGCCTCAATGAGGTTCAAATGAAGGAAAATTTTTTGGAATTATTTGAAAAATCAATACAAGAGGACAAAGACCATTTGGATTTGGTCCAAAAGTTGGCAGCAGAGCGTGAAAAGCAGTCAGATTCACTCCAAACAACGGTGCTAGATCGtgaaaataatttgttttcaCTTCAAAAATCGGTGCAAGAGCGTGAAAAAAAGTTGGATTCACTATCCGATGGACTTCAAAGGAGAGAAAGGGAACTTGAAAAGCAGGCCAAAGAGCTTGAATTGAAGCAGAAACAATTTGATTCTCAAAGGAAGGCTAAGCATTTGGAACCTACCCCTGCTGCTAAAAATGCTAGTGTTGTTTCATCTACAAGGGATCAATCCTGGATCAACATGGATGGTAGAAGCTTACAGTTGGTCATGAATGAGCAAGTGGAAAAAATTGACTTGACAGGTAGCCAAATGTCAGCTGTTCTACAAGCATCATCAGACCCGGcaaaattggttttggatgcaaTGGAAGGGTTTTATCCGTCAAATCTTACTGTCGAAAACAGAGAGTTTGAGTCACATTTGAGGGTCGTAAGAAAGAGTTGTATTCTTTTGCTACAGGAGTTAAAGAGAATGTCACCACTAATTAATCCTCAGGTGAGAGAAGAAGCAGTGAAATTGGCAGCTGATTGGAAAGAGAAGATGGCAGTTACCACTGATAATAGTTGGGAGGCTTTGGGCTTTTTGCGGCTTATCACTACGTATGAATTGACAAGTATTTATGATTTGAGGGAGCTTCGAAGTGTTCTTGCTATGGTTTCTCAGCCAGAACAAGCTGCTGAATTAAGTAGGGCACTTGGTATCACAGATAAGGCACCTGGTGAGCTCTTTTTGTGTTTCAAAGTCTTCTTTCTGTAAGCGTTGCTTATTTTATAACACTGATGACATCCATATCACGCAGAAAATTTTTGTAATGTTGATATTTGGCCTTCAAAAACCTGCCCTTtagatgaaaaaagaaaatgaatactAATATTTTTTGCATTGTAGCAAGCATTGGTTACATTCACTATTGGGCATGCCTTATATTCTGCGGTTTACAACAGCATTTAAGCGTAGTAATTTAGCTCAAAAAGCTGCAAGCAATGAATCCATTAGCATAGTTCGTGATGATTGTCCTTTTTGGCATTTATGTTATCTACTTCAAAATGATATTTTAAATTGtaaatgatttttttcttttcataactAAACTTTTCTCCTTTTTGCTGGCCCGAAAAtcaattaaaattaaagtgtCCTTTGTCCACACTTATAACTTGGTTGTTAAAGGCTTCTAGCCTCTCTtgattttcttcaaaattttctcatCAGATTCTGAATGGACATGTTGGTGGTGCCTCCTGTTACCATTTCATTGTAGGTATTGCTATTTCAAAGTTAGCATGTATAAATCAGTCTTTTACGCTGTCTATCTTCTACCTAAGTGCCATCTTATGGTATGTAACATAATTATTGTCTTGTTCTTCATTAGTTTTTCTTAATAAGATTTATATGTAATGGCTGTGCTTTTCCCTGCAGCCCCAACCCCCACAGCTTAGCACTTGAGTCAAATCACAAGTGGCACACAATGCTCTATAAATCTTTTGACGTGCGTTTCAAATTCAAGATTATCACACACTAACCTTTTTACTTCCTTTTCTGTGTTTCTTATTGTACTTGCATAGGGACGAATGTTGTTTCTTCCATTGTCAAGACTGAGCGATCAGAATCTTCGCTGGCTAGAAATGAAGCAACTCTTTCTCCTTCGAATAAATATTTACAGAATGAAAGGATTGTTTCTCTTCCTTCCATTGCCAAGACTGAGGGACCCAAATCTTTTGGGGCTAGATTTGCAGCAACTCTTTCTTCACCAAATAATGCTGAGGGACCAGAATCTTCACTGGCTAGAAATGAAGCAACTCTTTCTCCTCCGAATAAATATTTACAGAATGAAGGGATTGTTTCTCTTCCTTCCATTGCCAAGACTGAGGGACCCAAATCTTTTGGGGCCAGATTTGCAGCAACTCTTTCTTCACCAAATAATGCTGAGGGACCAGAATCTTCGCTGGCTAGAAATGAAGCAACTCTTTCTCCTCCGAATAAATATTTACAGAATGAAAGGATTGTTTCTCTTCCTTCCATTGCCAAGACTGAGGGACCCAAAACTTTTGGGGCTAGATTTGCAGCAACTCTTTCTTCACCAAATAATGCTGAGGGACCAGAATCTTCTCTCTCTAGAAATGCAGCAACTCTATATTCACTGAATAATGCTTTACAGAAAAATCTGTTGGTCACTCTTAAATCATCATCAGACCCTGCAAAACTTGTGTTGGATTCGATGCAAGGGTCTTTGACGTATTACTGGAGAAATGGAGATGTTAGTTCCAAAGAAAAGGTTGTATCTGGAAATATTACTCTATTGAAGATTCTAATGGGACTATCAACACATGTTGGACCTCATCTGAAAGAAAATGCAACAAATCTAGCATCCCAGTGGAAAGAAAAGTTGAGTGCTGATACTGTAGATTCATCGGAGAGTTTGGGATATTTGCTGTTTATAGCTATGTATGGATTGCTTGGAACCTTACATGAAGATGAGATTGTAATGCTTCTTAGAAGGGTTTCGCAGCATAAGCGGTCTCTGGAGTTATGTCAGACACACGGTTTTGCAAATTATATCCCTGGTTAGTTTCTTCAAAATTAGCTTTCATGTTGTGATGTTGGTATACCACTGACTATTCCTAATTTTTCCACGGTATGCTTTGCAAATTCTTGGACTTTTCCTTTTGATAAACCCTACAATTCTTCTTTTCTATGCATCGCAGGTTTTATACAGAAGCTTATTGAAAGGAAACTACTGATGGTGGCTGTTAGATTTATTTGTGCCTTCAAATTATTTGACAAGCTCCCCCCAGTGCCACTCTTAAAAGAACATGTGGATGATGTAATGATGTGTTCCAAAGTAATTTGCAGGTCACAGATGATACCTGATGAAAAGGTACCTTGTAGCGCTTCCTTGGATTTCCATTTTCTGATGCTTAAACAGTTACATCTAAGACGATCCTTGGATGTAAAACAGTAAAAATATACATGTATGAAGGCTTTACTTTCTTCTTTTACAGGATAAGGCTCTGGATGGTAAAATATCTGATCTCAGAGCTGCCATTCAATGCATCAAAGATTACAACCTCGAGTCTGAATACCCGTCCAAGACTGTTGAATTGCAAATAGTTCAGCTTGAAATGCTCAAGGAAAAATGGAGAAGTTTGGAACCATCTCTGGTACCCAAAGTTGaacaagaagagagaaaaaggaagaagccTTGTACTAGGTCTTCTGCCCCAAAGTTACAACCACGAAAGGTGCCGAAAATAAAATTCGTCTTCAGTGGTTCGAGACCTTAATGTGAAGCTCCACTCGTCCGAACTATGAAGGAACTGCTTTACATTGTAATCCGGGGGTACCCTTTCCCTCTGCAAATTGGTGAAGATAGTCTACCATGCACTCCTAATTGCATTCATGACACAGCTTTTAGGAAAAGCTCTTGTATTTTGACTGAACTGTTGGTAGAAACTAGAAAGTAGAGACCCTTGACATAGGTATGTAGCAGTGCTTGAAATGGTGTCCACTGTTAATTGGGATGGTTTTAGCTTGTGTAACATTCCAGGTTAGTCTTAGCCAGTTAAGCTCCTTTTTATATCAATGGGGTTGCtcactttaattttttttttttttgggaagtaTTGACTTTTAGTTTATTCTCAATTTCTAACGCATAACTGGAGAAGAATTAACCCTCTGAGAGTGGTTGAAGTGACTCTAAACTCGGTCATTGGCTGTGAATGGTGCACTTGGTGTTCCTTGGCGGTTGATGAGGATCATGTATGACATAAGACACATTGCAACATTTCATTTCATCATGCGTTTAGAGAAGTTCAATTTTACGACCAATATTTTGACTAATCTTGATCACTCTTATCTAAAAGAAAGATCTTAGCATTGTGACTAGTAGAGCTCTTCTATTCAACCGTTTAGAGTCAGATTCATTTTGGGTGAtttttatatgtaattttttttttcaagaagtaaaaaaaatttactaaTATATTTTTACCTCAGCACACGTGGCCAATTTCTGGCTCTTTTGTGGGTCCCAATCGACTCCGCTGAGTAGGAAATCTGTACAGTTGGTGCGCTCAAAAGCTCACTCGCTCAGTCATGGAGTGAGCTCGACCCCTTCAAAGCAACGACCTTTCGATTCCTCTCCGCCGTTAACGTCAGTACACTTTTAGGGTTTTCACACTCGGAGCAGAGCAGAAATGGAAGAGACAGCTCCGGTGACTGCGAAAGACTCGGTCTTGAAGCGGCAGAGAAGCTTCGGCAAAGCGTACAAGACGTTCCAAACGCAGGCGACTTCGCTCGTCGGGTTGACCCGGCAGTTCAAGGAGCTCCAGGCGCGGTGGGGGTCCACGGAGGACGAGCTCCGGACGCGGTTCAGGGAAGTCCGGGACCGGGAAAGGGAGGTCGGCGCGAGAGAGAAGCAGTTGGAGGAGAAAGAGGCGAAGTGGAAGGTCGAGATGGAAGCGCAGAAGAAAGAGGTGGAATCGAGTAAGCACCAGTTGCTTTTCCTGAGGCCATTGATCAGTAAACGTGTTCAAGAGCTTGATGGTTTGAAAGTGATGGTGagtgagaagaagaaagagcgtGATTTGATCGAAAAAAGGGGTTTAGAGTGGACTGAGAGATTGAATTCTGTTGAGAAATgtgtggaggagaagaagaaagaggtcGAGGCGAAGGAGGAGGAAGTGAGAGGGGTGGAAGGGAGGTTGAGGATTTATGGGGAGGAGATTGAGATGAAGGAGAGGGAGTTGAGTGGGATTTTGGGGTCAATTGAGGAGTGCAGGAGAGAATGTGGTTTGAAAGAAGAGGAAATTAAGGCGAAGCGAAGGTGTGTTGATGAATGGGAGAAGGAGATGGAATTGAAGAGAGAGGAACTTGTTGATCAGCTTGATGCTATGAAAATACTAGTTAGAGAGAAGGGGAAGGAGTGTGAGTTGATTGAAAATCGGGTTTTGGAGTCATCAACGAGATCTTATTATTTTGGGAAATGTGTAGAAGAGAGGAGGAAAGAGTTTGAGGCTAAGGAAAAGGAACTGAAAGAGGTTCAGAGGTGTATTGAGTTGAAGGAGAGGCAATTAGATGGGATTTTGAAGTCGATTCAGGAGCACACGAAAGAATGTGATTTGAAAGGAAAGCAAGTTAAGGCATTGGAGTGGTCCATTGAGAAATGTGAAAAAGAGATGGAATTGAAAAGGGAGGAGTGGTCTCGTAAGCTTGAGTTGAAGGAGATGGAACTAGAAAGGTTGTTTGACAAGTTTGAGTTGAGAGGGCAACAACTTGAGCCGATAGTTGAAGAGCTTCGTGTTATTGATAAGAGGGTGGATGGATGCTTAAATGAGGGTCTGTGTAAAGAGAGGTACTTGCAGACATGTGAAAAATTGATACAAGAACGCGAAAGGTGTTTGGATTCAGTGTCCCATGAACTTAAGATGAAAGAGAGGCACATTGATGAGGAGGCCAAAGAGCTTGAATTGAagcaaataaaattttattctcAACTGAAGACTCAGCAGTTGGAAACAGAAAAGCATTTTGCTTCACTTAAAAAATCGTTAGAACAACAAGAACAGTCTTTGTATGCACTCCGAAAGTCGATAGAAGAGGTCAAAAAGCTTTTGGAGAGGCAACTTGAACAGCAGGGTGGAGTGATTGAATTGAAACAAAAACCATTTGATTCTCAGCTATTGGAAAGAGAAGAGCAACTTGGTTCAATTGAAAAGTCAATAGAAGAATGTGATAAGCAGTTCAACGGAGTTCAAAAGTTGGTTCAAGAGCAGAAAAAGCATTTGGATTCCCTTTCCCATACACTCCATATAAGAGAGACGCAAGCTGAAAAGCAGGACAAACAGCTTGAATTGAAGTTTAGACATTCTGATTCTGAAGTGAATACTAAGCAGTTGGAACTCACCCCTGCCGCTGATGATGATATGATTAATCCTCACTCTATGAGTGATCAACCCAACATCAATAGGGATGGTAGAAGCTTCGAGGTGATCCCTGGTAAGTGTTTTGGCTTTCTTAGAGTGCTGCTGCCTTTCATACAcatgcatgtgtgtgtgtgttttattTAATGTCTCTTTGCATTCACAATATTATGCTATATGTTTGTAGCCTTGACTATCCTAGATGCCATTCTTATGTCTCTTATG
Above is a genomic segment from Rosa chinensis cultivar Old Blush chromosome 3, RchiOBHm-V2, whole genome shotgun sequence containing:
- the LOC112191937 gene encoding FRIGIDA-like protein 5; this encodes MTEAGAGFNRIRAGFRGLMELAKKLEGEDMKLRRDLEAKAMEIEEGKSQLNLLKLKIEEKNREVCDREKRIEELEKMVRVNDDVKLRVEELKGLEETIAKCDEEVRLKKGRISLIQKSMMQCSYALEAREEKIRESNVAFGLVKKAMEEWCCKVEMKERELEGCVAKLELKEEEVEKKIEELELIEKRVKDCLDDVELRVEHFDSVEKSIQEERQQLDALQEAVREGERNLDSVRKAAEEREKVLDSVGQGLEMKDRELEEQANELEFNERLVELRVEEVNSKDKRVNERLNEVQMKENFLELFEKSIQEDKDHLDLVQKLAAEREKQSDSLQTTVLDRENNLFSLQKSVQEREKKLDSLSDGLQRRERELEKQAKELELKQKQFDSQRKAKHLEPTPAAKNASVVSSTRDQSWINMDGRSLQLVMNEQVEKIDLTGSQMSAVLQASSDPAKLVLDAMEGFYPSNLTVENREFESHLRVVRKSCILLLQELKRMSPLINPQVREEAVKLAADWKEKMAVTTDNSWEALGFLRLITTYELTSIYDLRELRSVLAMVSQPEQAAELSRALGITDKAPGTNVVSSIVKTERSESSLARNEATLSPPNKYLQNEGIVSLPSIAKTEGPKSFGARFAATLSSPNNAEGPESSLARNEATLSPPNKYLQNERIVSLPSIAKTEGPKTFGARFAATLSSPNNAEGPESSLSRNAATLYSLNNALQKNLLVTLKSSSDPAKLVLDSMQGSLTYYWRNGDVSSKEKVVSGNITLLKILMGLSTHVGPHLKENATNLASQWKEKLSADTVDSSESLGYLLFIAMYGLLGTLHEDEIVMLLRRVSQHKRSLELCQTHGFANYIPGFIQKLIERKLLMVAVRFICAFKLFDKLPPVPLLKEHVDDVMMCSKVICRSQMIPDEKDKALDGKISDLRAAIQCIKDYNLESEYPSKTVELQIVQLEMLKEKWRSLEPSLVPKVEQEERKRKKPCTRSSAPKLQPRKVPKIKFVFSGSRP
- the LOC112193929 gene encoding probable DNA double-strand break repair Rad50 ATPase; the protein is MEETAPVTAKDSVLKRQRSFGKAYKTFQTQATSLVGLTRQFKELQARWGSTEDELRTRFREVRDREREVGAREKQLEEKEAKWKVEMEAQKKEVESSKHQLLFLRPLISKRVQELDGLKVMVSEKKKERDLIEKRGLEWTERLNSVEKCVEEKKKEVEAKEEEVRGVEGRLRIYGEEIEMKERELSGILGSIEECRRECGLKEEEIKAKRRCVDEWEKEMELKREELVDQLDAMKILVREKGKECELIENRVLESSTRSYYFGKCVEERRKEFEAKEKELKEVQRCIELKERQLDGILKSIQEHTKECDLKGKQVKALEWSIEKCEKEMELKREEWSRKLELKEMELERLFDKFELRGQQLEPIVEELRVIDKRVDGCLNEGLCKERYLQTCEKLIQERERCLDSVSHELKMKERHIDEEAKELELKQIKFYSQLKTQQLETEKHFASLKKSLEQQEQSLYALRKSIEEVKKLLERQLEQQGGVIELKQKPFDSQLLEREEQLGSIEKSIEECDKQFNGVQKLVQEQKKHLDSLSHTLHIRETQAEKQDKQLELKFRHSDSEVNTKQLELTPAADDDMINPHSMSDQPNINRDGRSFEVIPGIIRNLIERKQLLKAVTYICTFKQIDKFPPVPLLKEFVEDAKKSCTEIFSREISHDVKEKVVDDLIADLRALIQCIEYHSLESQYPPTDIMMEIQGLGELKENPKLLSLPSDVEKQEQRKGRKRSSSSGGSTSHTYQLRKRT